The following are from one region of the Poecilia reticulata strain Guanapo linkage group LG7, Guppy_female_1.0+MT, whole genome shotgun sequence genome:
- the ddx20 gene encoding putative ATP-dependent RNA helicase DDX20 has product MAASMRRAAHDIETRKRTEDVLLAEGIDFGSLLLSQAVLDGLSSAGFQKPSPIQLKAIPLGRCGLDLIVQAKSGTGKTCVFVTIALDSLILENPSTQVLVLAPTREIAVQIHSVVMAIGCAMEGLECHVFIGGRPVSQDKAHLKKCHIAVGSPGRIKQLIELGMLSTGSVRLFVLDEADKLLEEGSFQEQINWIFSSLPVNKQMLALSATYPESLAQHLTRYMNEPTFVRLNPSDMGLKGLKQYYKLLPSHPLPHKVFEEKVQHLLELFSKIPFNQALVFSNLHTRAQHLADILSSKGLPAVCISGGLSQDQRLEAMSKLKQYQCRVLISTDLTSRGIDAEKVNLVINLDVPQDWETYMHRIGRAGRFGTQGMAVTYCCHGEEENKMMAIAQKCGLSLSALPSALEPGLMDEPCDWDVCADAAAPDTISPLISRTVKKKRTKVEAPASDVTRDEAGESSNQRPDKTQTATLTPRHEEEGERQVTSIGVKRQQQQQHRPSEVAPTRKELQDALPKIPPLSSFKTSRSTFVTLEEAELDFHTFITAGLGRTVEVIREFRGRESGDETSYNEHITLHDDGAAALTQSSKWLQSLSDSSSSDVGVRPEGLHETTEAEQKTVFKHGTGSASTVPKSSAAGVYQQETCTTITRAPPEPQSNESVRRKQASQNTPGQNRREKSAKIKDSRKLAEKIKREPKRETDEEECMEAEEDWSSEAYWKACYEAWSDYYSAMSAFPEQGYQSYYSVAHNWMAAYRMNAVYMQELMKH; this is encoded by the exons ATGGCTGCCTCCATGAGGAGAGCAGCTCACGACATAGAAACGCGAAAGAGGACCGAAGATGTGCTTCTGGCGGAGGGGATTGACTTCGGCTCTCTGCTGTTGTCTCAGGCCGTGCTGGACGGACTGTCCTCCGCGGGGTTTCAGAAACCGTCCCCGATCCAGCTCAAGGCGATCCCGCTGGGCCGCTGCGGACTCG ATTTGATTGTACAAGCCAAGTCTGGGACAGGAAAGACATGCGTGTTCGTCACCATCGCCCTAGACTCTCTTATTTTGGAGAATCCCTCCACTCAG GTTCTCGTTTTGGCTCCGACACGTGAGATCGCCGTGCAGATCCACTCGGTGGTGATGGCCATCGGCTGCGCCATGGAGGGCCTGGAGTGTCATGTTTTCATCGGGGGGCGGCCTGTGAGCCAAGACAAAGCCCATCTGAAGAAGTGTCACATTGCCGTGGGCTCGCCTG GTCGGATCAAGCAGCTGATTGAGCTGGGCATGTTGTCCACCGGCAGCGTCAGGCTGTTTGTCCTGGACGAGGCAGACAAGCTGCTGGAGGAGGGCAGCTTCCAGGAGCAGATCAA ctGGATCTTCTCGTCCCTGCCTGTCAACAAGCAAATGCTTGCGCTCTCTGCCACCTACCCAGAATCCCTTGCTCAACACCTTACCCGCTACATGAACGAGCCCACTTTTGTTAGACTCAATCCGAGCGACATGGGCCTGAAAG GTCTGAAGCAGTACTACAAGCTGCTGCCGTCTCATCCGCTGCCTCACAAAGTCTTTGAGGAGAAGGTGCAGCACCTGCTCGAGCTGTTCAGTAAAATCCCATTCAACCAAGCGTTGGTGTTTTCTAACCTCCACACCAG GGCTCAGCACCTGGCAGACATCCTGTCCTCCAAAGGCTTACCTGCAGTTTGTATTTCAG GTGGTTTGAGTCAGGACCAGAGGCTCGAGGCGATGTCCAAGCTGAAGCAGTATCAGTGCAGAGTTCTCATCTCCACCGACCTG ACTTCCAGGGGAATAGATGCAGAGAAAGTGAACCTGGTGATCAACCTAGATGTGCCACAAGACTGGGAAACCTACATGCACCGAATCGGACGCGCCGGGCGGTTTG GCACTCAGGGGATGGCCGTGACCTACTGCTGCCACGGGGAAGAGGAGAACAAGATGATGGCCATTGCTCAGAAGTGTGGCCTCAGTTTGTCTGCTTTACCTT CCGCCTTGGAGCCTGGTTTGATGGATGAGCCGTGCGACTGGGACGTGTGCGCCGACGCTGCTGCTCCAGACACGATATCGCCGCTGATTTCCAGAACCGTAAAGAAAAAGCGTACAAAGGTCGAAGCTCCGGCGTCTGATGTCACCAGGGATGAAGCTGGAGAGTCCAGCAATCAGAGGCCAGATAAAACCCAAACAGCAACCCTGACACCACGGCATGAAGAAGAGGGTGAAAGGCAGGTGACTTCTATCGGGGtgaagaggcagcagcagcagcagcatcgtcCTTCTGAAGTGGCGCCAACTCGTAAAGAGCTACAAGACGCCCTGCCAAAGATCCCGCCCCTCAGCTCATTCAAGACCAGCCGGTCAACATTTGTGACGTTGGAGGAGGCAGAGCTGGACTTCCACACCTTCATCACTGCAGGTTTGGGGAGGACAGTAGAGGTCATCAGGGAGTTCAGAGGCAGAGAGTCCGGAGATGAGACTAGCTACAATGAGCACATCACACTGCATGATGACGGGGCCGCGGCTTTGACCCAAAGCAGTAAATGGTTACAGTCACTTTCTGATTCCTCCAGCTCAGACGTTGGTGTCAGACCCGAAGGTTTGCACGAGACCACAGAAGCGGAGCAAAAGACAGTTTTTAAGCATGGCACTGGATCTGCATCTACCGTGCCCAAATCCTCTGCAGCCGGAGTCTACCAGCAGGAAACCTGCACAACAATCACGAGAGCTCCACCTGAGCCTCAGAGCAACGAGTCTGTAAGAAGGAAGCAAGCCAGTCAGAACACACCAGGGCAGAATCGCAGGGAGAAGTccgcaaaaataaaagacagcagAAAGTTGGCAGAGAAGATTAAAAGAGAGCCGAAGAGGGAGACCGATGAAGAGGAGTGCATGGAGGCCGAGGAGGACTGGAGCTCTGAGGCGTACTGGAAAGCCTGCTATGAAGCCTGGAGCGACTACTACTCTGCTATGTCGGCTTTTCCAGAGCAGGGCTACCAGAGCTACTACAGCGTAGCTCACAACTGGATGGCCGCGTATCGCATGAATGCAGTCTACATGCAGGAACTCATGAAACACTAA